The proteins below come from a single Drosophila teissieri strain GT53w chromosome 3L, Prin_Dtei_1.1, whole genome shotgun sequence genomic window:
- the LOC122615645 gene encoding GATOR complex protein Iml1 isoform X8: MKLYKLTTHTRGCNKSYDADLVMNLKDHPNANVGDVVEIYAPDEENGTHLLLQITEFNGSCGRDVISIESGIANAFKMRPYSNVVMRIVNPADVALDSIEITFKDQYMGRSEMWRLKTYLTDTCVYVNKKIDYNDMQIRCQVYEMWSQGERVASGVITEETNIVFRSSTSMVYLFLQMSSEMWDFDIHGDLYFEKAVNGFLTELFQKWRKLSCNHEVTIVLFSRTFYAAKSLDEFPEHMRDCLQQDYKGRFYEDFYRVAIQNERCDDWCTVLGQLRKLFTSYQATVLRYHERENMEIPPATNSSATQGNFLEVLNISLNTFEKHYLDRTFDRTGQLSVVITPGVGVFSVDRELTNITKQRIIDNGVGSDLVCVGEQPLHAVPLLKFHNKDTTLTSADDYSLPHWINLSFYSTNKKIAYSSFIPRIKLPLFGSQLTLHDGVGEGEGEENERHFLSCNQSEYKHNSLFDYDAYDEQIFQPLPAQSTCSLQRVVRAKKTSVPSLETYAYRNNDWENLTPTQIPAMRRKMSDPDIHHGTSAMLAALQPDTTNLSESLASEKNSRRAIVSIAPIVRPGRALINPFDPSQVTIKLTSNRRRWTHIFPKGPTGVLIQQHHYQAVPAKPTQAGQQRPLQQIQSICQSGSNNNNDQEDYGCENGEQYDRVSSHSLISKSASSQSFVMGDEKIDFFKRRQNSLMNPLPANVPNLTATQAKSYLWGATGEQEWTPAITTVKHLRPIVEGEHHHLGGLEALRAVDSPPDAEAGSGRGKIIIGVDWKSLTIPACLPITTDYFPDKRSLNNDYVISDYTLLPDDVNHDYAQSRAVYRKPLSTEEVCKEIVSQRLAQGFQLIVVDEKPPTAGGCSSASAVLPVKPPCETNKEYLLSIGRIFHKISLSGSVITVTGYRPRHPYPPINVDYRYRFHAPQHETYEISGVNFTTEKLENFNWNHMDLYICTRGDVDYPLMESLKYWRYRMYLLPRENIVSKIASCQRCDIFPDVTADNTREQVEDFVRLIEAVSKLKRQYARKARQSINVRPKLENGRIPRIFPATDAAAAPGIAARDDQDDGFPVDIKFSPNATLPEIFEAMKHPVNGVGFFSQTQSLPSCTFVSYDALMWLKTRLNNGRHPLDLLEAMRKERMICHASGDWKKPVVPGFVFYYVVQQDKNAKGDYAPPLDDYSAFVNEWLEIEFQGCSFLWHDEPVTTPVPNFLRDSPAPQSWTETSSNKRVYRQSHLEIDVNQKSDRMEWGHVKHHTVLQPRFAFEIVVEWVTSSGPIVADLIGGWMRKANQFNFLVSVPADPMAEPFTKKSDPLRGPIFIPLCTTFLPNAAALFDEFPEESRADRMLFFQEAILGKFGFLPCVLEKKYSVGKDLPKEYQYVHCTGNMFALIRCATNNYQVESPILKEANVTRCVYGHTNNTNVPKKVGFLWAWNHMIPNKKWKAQTINNSADGELFQLKMLKDFREFCSNSDQRLSTFWTQSQELKRRAQKFENNNNNTEEMKLK, encoded by the exons ATGAAGCTGTACAAGCTGACCACGCATACGCGTGGCTGCAACAAATCCTACG ATGCGGACTTGGTGATGAATCTGAAGGATCATCCCAACGCCAATGTGGGTGATGTGGTCGAAATCTATGCCCCAGACGAGGAGAACGGCACTCACCTGCTGCTCCAAATCACCGAGTTCAATGGGAGCTGTGGCCGGGATGTGATCAGCATTGAATCGGGCATCGCCAATGCCTTCAAGATGCGTCCGTACTCCAATGTGGTGATGCGCATAGTAAACCCGGCGGATGTGGCCCTGGACTCGATAGAGATTACTTTCAAGGACCAGTACATGGGTCGCTCGGAAATGTGGCGCCTGAAAACCTACCTG ACGGACACCTGTGTGTATGTGAACAAGAAGATCGACTACAACGACATGCAGATTCGGTGCCAGGTGTACGAGATGTGGTCGCAGGGCGAGCGTGTGGCCAGCGGTGTCATCACAGAGGAAACCAACATTGTCTTCCGCAGCAGCACTTCGATGGTGTATCTCTTCCTGCAGATGTCCTCCGAGATGTGGGACTTCGACATCCACGGTGACCTGTACTTTGAAAAGGCAGTCAATGGATTCCTGACTGAACTGTTTCAAAAGTGGCGGAAATTGAGCTGTAACCACGAGGTGACCATTGTGCTTTTCTCCCGCACCTTCTACGCGGCCAAGAGCCTGGACGAGTTTCCCGAGCATATGCGCGACTGCCTGCAGCAGGACTACAAGGGTCGCTTCTACGAGGACTTCTACCGCGTGGCCATTCAGAACGAGCGATGTGATGATTGGTGTACTGTTCTCGGCCAGCTGCGAAAGCTATTCACCTCGTACCAG GCTACAGTACTGCGCTATCACGAACGGGAGAACATGGAGATTCCCCCCGCCACCAATTCTTCAGCCACTCAGGGTAACTTTTTGGAGGTGCTGAACATTTCGCTGAACACCTTCGAAAAGCATTATCTGGATAGAACGTTCGACCGCACCGGACAGCTTTCCGTGGTGATAACCCCTGGAGTGGGTGTCTTTTCCGTGGATCGAGAGCTAACCAATATCACCAAGCAACGCATCATCGACAATGGAGTGGGAAGTGATCTGGTCTGTGTGGGAGAGCAGCCACTGCACGCCGTTCCGCTACTTAAATTCCACAACAAAGACACCACGTTGACCTCAGCCGATGACTACTCGCTGCCCCACTGGATAAACTTGAGCTTCTACTCCACCAACAAGAAGATTGCGTACTCCAGCTTTATACCACGGATCAAGCTTCCTCTGTTTGGATCCCAGTTGACGCTCCACGATGGCGTAGGCGAAGGGGAAGGCGAGGAGAACGAGCGTCACTTTCTGAGCTGCAATCAGTCTGAGTATAAGCACAACTCGCTCTTCGATTACGATGCGTATGATGAACAGATCTTCCAGCCGCTTCCCGCTCAGAGTACTTG cTCACTGCAGCGTGTAGTGCGGGCTAAGAAAACATCGGTGCCCAGCTTGGAGACCTATGCTTATAGGAACAACGACTGGGAGAACCTCACGCCAACCCAAATCCCGGCTATGCGGCGCAAGATGTCCGATCCCGACATTCACCACGGCACCTCTGCCATGCTCGCTGCCTTG CAACCGGATACAACAAACCTCTCGGAGTCGCTGGCCTCAGAGAAGAACTCACGCAGGGCGATCGTGAGCATTGCCCCCATAGTGCGTCCGGGTCGCGCCCTGATCAACCCCTTTGATCCCTCGCAAGTGACCATAAAGCTGACCTCCAATCGGCGCCGCTGGACGCACATCTTCCCGAAAGGGCCAACCGGTGTACTCATACAGCAGCATCATTATCAAGCGGTTCCCGCAAAACCCACTCAGGCGGGTCAGCAGAGACCATTGCAGCAGATCCAGAGCATTTGCCAATCcggtagcaacaacaacaacgaccaGGAGGATTACGGGTGCGAAAATGGAGAGCAGTACGACCGAGTGTCCAGCCATTCGCTGATCAGCAAGTCCGCCTCCTCGCAGAGCTTTGTGATGGGTGATGAGAAGATTGACT TCTTTAAGCGGCGTCAAAACTCGCTGATGAACCCCCTGCCCGCCAATGTGCCCAACCTGACGGCCACCCAGGCGAAGTCCTACCTCTGGGGAGCCACCGGGGAGCAAGAATGGACACCAGCAATTACAACGG TCAAGCATCTGAGGCCGATCGTCGAGGGCGAGCATCATCATCTGGGCGGCCTGGAGGCACTAAGGGCAGTAGACTCGCCCCCCGATGCGGAGGCGGGCAGCGGAAGAGGAAAGATCATCATAG GCGTTGATTGGAAGTCGCTTACGATCCCCGCCTGTCTGCCCATCACCACGGACTACTTCCCGGACAAGCGTTCACTGAACAACGACTATGTGATATCGGATTACACTCTGCTGCCCGATGACGTGAATCACGATTATGCCCAGAGTAGAGCCGTTTACCGGAAACCCCTGTCCACGGAGGAGGTGTGCAAGGAGATCGTGTCGCAGCGCTTGGCTCAGGGCTTCCAGCTAATCGTGGTCGACGAGAAGCCTCCGACTGCGGGCGGTTGCTCCTCGGCATCTGCAGTTCTGCCGGTGAAGCCGCCGTGCGAGACCAACAAGGAGTACCTGCTCTCCATTGGCCGCATCTTTCACAAGATCTCGTTGAGCGGCTCGGTGATCACGGTCACAGGTTACAGACCCAG ACACCCGTATCCGCCGATAAACGTGGACTACCGATACCGTTTCCATGCGCCACAGCACGAGACCTACGAGATCTCCGGCGTGAACTTCACCACCGAGAAGCTGGAGAACTTCAACTGGAACCACATGGACCTGTACATCTGCACGCGTGGTGATGTGGATTACCCACTCATGGAG AGCCTCAAGTACTGGCGCTATCGCATGTACCTGCTGCCCAGGGAGAACATTGTGAGCAAGATCGCCAGTTGTCAGCGATGCGACATATTCCCCGACGTGACTGCGGACAACACCCGGGAGCAGGTCGAGGACTTTGTCCGACTGATCGAGGCGGTCAGCAAGCTAAAGCGGCAGTATGCGCGCAAGGCGAGA CAAAG CATCAATGTGCGCCCCAAGCTGGAGAACGGTCGGATTCCACGGATCTTTCCCGCCACCGATGCAGCGGCAGCCCCAGGAATCGCCGCCAGAGATGATCAGGACGATGG TTTCCCGGTTGACATCAAGTTCAGCCCGAATGCCACGCTGCCGGAAATCTTTGAGGCCATGAAGCATCCAGTGAACGGAGTGGGCTTCTTCTCGCAGACGCAGTCGCTCCCCTCCTGCACCTTTGTGTCCTACGACGCACTTATGTGGCTGAAAACCCGCCTGAACAACGGACGACATCCTCTGGATCTGCTCGAGGCCATGCGCAA AGAGCGGATGATCTGCCATGCCTCGGGGGATTGGAAGAAGCCCGTGGTGCCTGGCTTTGTCTTCTACTATGTGGTGCAGCAGGATAAAAACGCCAAAGGTG ATTACGCACCGCCTTTGGATGACTACAGTGCCTTTGTAAACGAGTGGCTGGAGATCGAGTTTCAGGGTTGTAGTTTTCTCTGGCACGATGAGCCTGTGACCACCCCAGTGCCCAATTTCCTGAGGGACTCGCCTGCTCCCCAATCCTGGACAgaaaccagcagcaaca AGCGGGTGTATCGACAGTCGCATTTGGAGATCGATGTGAACCAGAAGAGCGATCGAATGGAGTGGGGTCATGTGAAGCATCACACAGTGTTGCAGCCAAGATTCGCCTTTGAGATAGTGGTGGAGTGGGTCACCTCCTCGGGTCCTATTGTGGCTGACTTG ATTGGCGGTTGGATGCGCAAGGCGAATCAGTTCAATTTCCTGGTATCAGTGCCAGCTGATCCCATGGCAGAGCCTTTCACCAAGAAGTCAGATCCTCTAAGGGGGCCCATTTTCATTCCGCTTTGTACTACATTCCTGCCCAATGCCGCTGCTCTTTTCGATG AATTCCCCGAGGAAAGCAGAGCAGACAGAATGCTGTTCTTCCAGGAAGCCATTTTGGGCAAGTTTGGATTCCTGCCCTGCGTTTTGGAGAAGAAGTACAGCGTCGGCAAAGAT CTGCCCAAGGAGTACCAGTACGTGCACTGCACGGGCAACATGTTTGCCTTGATCCG CTGCGCTACAAACAATTACCAGGTGGAATCGCCCATCCTGAAGGAGGCAAATGTCACGCGCTGCGTCTATGGGCACACTAACAACACGAACGTGCCCAAGAAAGTGGGTTTCTTGTGGGCGTGGAACCACATGATTCCGAACAAAAAGTGGAAGGCCCAGACCATAAACAACTCCGCGGACGGGGAGCTCTTTCAGCTCAAGATGCTAAAGGACTTCCGTGAGTTCTGCTCGAACAGCGATCAGCGCCTGTCCACTTTCTGGACTCAGTCCCAGGAATTGAAGCGCAGGGCCCAGAAATTCgagaacaacaataataacaccGAGGAGATGAAGCTGAAGTAG
- the LOC122615645 gene encoding GATOR complex protein Iml1 isoform X1 → MKLYKLTTHTRGCNKSYDADLVMNLKDHPNANVGDVVEIYAPDEENGTHLLLQITEFNGSCGRDVISIESGIANAFKMRPYSNVVMRIVNPADVALDSIEITFKDQYMGRSEMWRLKTYLTDTCVYVNKKIDYNDMQIRCQVYEMWSQGERVASGVITEETNIVFRSSTSMVYLFLQMSSEMWDFDIHGDLYFEKAVNGFLTELFQKWRKLSCNHEVTIVLFSRTFYAAKSLDEFPEHMRDCLQQDYKGRFYEDFYRVAIQNERCDDWCTVLGQLRKLFTSYQATVLRYHERENMEIPPATNSSATQGNFLEVLNISLNTFEKHYLDRTFDRTGQLSVVITPGVGVFSVDRELTNITKQRIIDNGVGSDLVCVGEQPLHAVPLLKFHNKDTTLTSADDYSLPHWINLSFYSTNKKIAYSSFIPRIKLPLFGSQLTLHDGVGEGEGEENERHFLSCNQSEYKHNSLFDYDAYDEQIFQPLPAQSTCSLQRVVRAKKTSVPSLETYAYRNNDWENLTPTQIPAMRRKMSDPDIHHGTSAMLAALQPDTTNLSESLASEKNSRRAIVSIAPIVRPGRALINPFDPSQVTIKLTSNRRRWTHIFPKGPTGVLIQQHHYQAVPAKPTQAGQQRPLQQIQSICQSGSNNNNDQEDYGCENGEQYDRVSSHSLISKSASSQSFVMGDEKIDFFKRRQNSLMNPLPANVPNLTATQAKSYLWGATGEQEWTPAITTVKHLRPIVEGEHHHLGGLEALRAVDSPPDAEAGSGRGKIIIGVDWKSLTIPACLPITTDYFPDKRSLNNDYVISDYTLLPDDVNHDYAQSRAVYRKPLSTEEVCKEIVSQRLAQGFQLIVVDEKPPTAGGCSSASAVLPVKPPCETNKEYLLSIGRIFHKISLSGSVITVTGYRPRHPYPPINVDYRYRFHAPQHETYEISGVNFTTEKLENFNWNHMDLYICTRGDVDYPLMESLKYWRYRMYLLPRENIVSKIASCQRCDIFPDVTADNTREQVEDFVRLIEAVSKLKRQYARKARDSPIAHITKRRHSTSIISRPQPNQGLTNSPFRERVGSNRLPEKRPSINVRPKLENGRIPRIFPATDAAAAPGIAARDDQDDGFPVDIKFSPNATLPEIFEAMKHPVNGVGFFSQTQSLPSCTFVSYDALMWLKTRLNNGRHPLDLLEAMRKERMICHASGDWKKPVVPGFVFYYVVQQDKNAKGDYAPPLDDYSAFVNEWLEIEFQGCSFLWHDEPVTTPVPNFLRDSPAPQSWTETSSNKRVYRQSHLEIDVNQKSDRMEWGHVKHHTVLQPRFAFEIVVEWVTSSGPIVADLIGGWMRKANQFNFLVSVPADPMAEPFTKKSDPLRGPIFIPLCTTFLPNAAALFDEFPEESRADRMLFFQEAILGKFGFLPCVLEKKYSVGKDLPKEYQYVHCTGNMFALIRCATNNYQVESPILKEANVTRCVYGHTNNTNVPKKVGFLWAWNHMIPNKKWKAQTINNSADGELFQLKMLKDFREFCSNSDQRLSTFWTQSQELKRRAQKFENNNNNTEEMKLK, encoded by the exons ATGAAGCTGTACAAGCTGACCACGCATACGCGTGGCTGCAACAAATCCTACG ATGCGGACTTGGTGATGAATCTGAAGGATCATCCCAACGCCAATGTGGGTGATGTGGTCGAAATCTATGCCCCAGACGAGGAGAACGGCACTCACCTGCTGCTCCAAATCACCGAGTTCAATGGGAGCTGTGGCCGGGATGTGATCAGCATTGAATCGGGCATCGCCAATGCCTTCAAGATGCGTCCGTACTCCAATGTGGTGATGCGCATAGTAAACCCGGCGGATGTGGCCCTGGACTCGATAGAGATTACTTTCAAGGACCAGTACATGGGTCGCTCGGAAATGTGGCGCCTGAAAACCTACCTG ACGGACACCTGTGTGTATGTGAACAAGAAGATCGACTACAACGACATGCAGATTCGGTGCCAGGTGTACGAGATGTGGTCGCAGGGCGAGCGTGTGGCCAGCGGTGTCATCACAGAGGAAACCAACATTGTCTTCCGCAGCAGCACTTCGATGGTGTATCTCTTCCTGCAGATGTCCTCCGAGATGTGGGACTTCGACATCCACGGTGACCTGTACTTTGAAAAGGCAGTCAATGGATTCCTGACTGAACTGTTTCAAAAGTGGCGGAAATTGAGCTGTAACCACGAGGTGACCATTGTGCTTTTCTCCCGCACCTTCTACGCGGCCAAGAGCCTGGACGAGTTTCCCGAGCATATGCGCGACTGCCTGCAGCAGGACTACAAGGGTCGCTTCTACGAGGACTTCTACCGCGTGGCCATTCAGAACGAGCGATGTGATGATTGGTGTACTGTTCTCGGCCAGCTGCGAAAGCTATTCACCTCGTACCAG GCTACAGTACTGCGCTATCACGAACGGGAGAACATGGAGATTCCCCCCGCCACCAATTCTTCAGCCACTCAGGGTAACTTTTTGGAGGTGCTGAACATTTCGCTGAACACCTTCGAAAAGCATTATCTGGATAGAACGTTCGACCGCACCGGACAGCTTTCCGTGGTGATAACCCCTGGAGTGGGTGTCTTTTCCGTGGATCGAGAGCTAACCAATATCACCAAGCAACGCATCATCGACAATGGAGTGGGAAGTGATCTGGTCTGTGTGGGAGAGCAGCCACTGCACGCCGTTCCGCTACTTAAATTCCACAACAAAGACACCACGTTGACCTCAGCCGATGACTACTCGCTGCCCCACTGGATAAACTTGAGCTTCTACTCCACCAACAAGAAGATTGCGTACTCCAGCTTTATACCACGGATCAAGCTTCCTCTGTTTGGATCCCAGTTGACGCTCCACGATGGCGTAGGCGAAGGGGAAGGCGAGGAGAACGAGCGTCACTTTCTGAGCTGCAATCAGTCTGAGTATAAGCACAACTCGCTCTTCGATTACGATGCGTATGATGAACAGATCTTCCAGCCGCTTCCCGCTCAGAGTACTTG cTCACTGCAGCGTGTAGTGCGGGCTAAGAAAACATCGGTGCCCAGCTTGGAGACCTATGCTTATAGGAACAACGACTGGGAGAACCTCACGCCAACCCAAATCCCGGCTATGCGGCGCAAGATGTCCGATCCCGACATTCACCACGGCACCTCTGCCATGCTCGCTGCCTTG CAACCGGATACAACAAACCTCTCGGAGTCGCTGGCCTCAGAGAAGAACTCACGCAGGGCGATCGTGAGCATTGCCCCCATAGTGCGTCCGGGTCGCGCCCTGATCAACCCCTTTGATCCCTCGCAAGTGACCATAAAGCTGACCTCCAATCGGCGCCGCTGGACGCACATCTTCCCGAAAGGGCCAACCGGTGTACTCATACAGCAGCATCATTATCAAGCGGTTCCCGCAAAACCCACTCAGGCGGGTCAGCAGAGACCATTGCAGCAGATCCAGAGCATTTGCCAATCcggtagcaacaacaacaacgaccaGGAGGATTACGGGTGCGAAAATGGAGAGCAGTACGACCGAGTGTCCAGCCATTCGCTGATCAGCAAGTCCGCCTCCTCGCAGAGCTTTGTGATGGGTGATGAGAAGATTGACT TCTTTAAGCGGCGTCAAAACTCGCTGATGAACCCCCTGCCCGCCAATGTGCCCAACCTGACGGCCACCCAGGCGAAGTCCTACCTCTGGGGAGCCACCGGGGAGCAAGAATGGACACCAGCAATTACAACGG TCAAGCATCTGAGGCCGATCGTCGAGGGCGAGCATCATCATCTGGGCGGCCTGGAGGCACTAAGGGCAGTAGACTCGCCCCCCGATGCGGAGGCGGGCAGCGGAAGAGGAAAGATCATCATAG GCGTTGATTGGAAGTCGCTTACGATCCCCGCCTGTCTGCCCATCACCACGGACTACTTCCCGGACAAGCGTTCACTGAACAACGACTATGTGATATCGGATTACACTCTGCTGCCCGATGACGTGAATCACGATTATGCCCAGAGTAGAGCCGTTTACCGGAAACCCCTGTCCACGGAGGAGGTGTGCAAGGAGATCGTGTCGCAGCGCTTGGCTCAGGGCTTCCAGCTAATCGTGGTCGACGAGAAGCCTCCGACTGCGGGCGGTTGCTCCTCGGCATCTGCAGTTCTGCCGGTGAAGCCGCCGTGCGAGACCAACAAGGAGTACCTGCTCTCCATTGGCCGCATCTTTCACAAGATCTCGTTGAGCGGCTCGGTGATCACGGTCACAGGTTACAGACCCAG ACACCCGTATCCGCCGATAAACGTGGACTACCGATACCGTTTCCATGCGCCACAGCACGAGACCTACGAGATCTCCGGCGTGAACTTCACCACCGAGAAGCTGGAGAACTTCAACTGGAACCACATGGACCTGTACATCTGCACGCGTGGTGATGTGGATTACCCACTCATGGAG AGCCTCAAGTACTGGCGCTATCGCATGTACCTGCTGCCCAGGGAGAACATTGTGAGCAAGATCGCCAGTTGTCAGCGATGCGACATATTCCCCGACGTGACTGCGGACAACACCCGGGAGCAGGTCGAGGACTTTGTCCGACTGATCGAGGCGGTCAGCAAGCTAAAGCGGCAGTATGCGCGCAAGGCGAGA GACAGCCCCATCGCCCACATAACCAAGCGGAGACACAGTACCAGCATTATATCCAGGCCTCAGCCTAACCAG GGACTCACGAACTCTCCGTTCCGGGAGCGAGTCGGCAGCAATCGACTGCCGGAGAAGCGACCCAG CATCAATGTGCGCCCCAAGCTGGAGAACGGTCGGATTCCACGGATCTTTCCCGCCACCGATGCAGCGGCAGCCCCAGGAATCGCCGCCAGAGATGATCAGGACGATGG TTTCCCGGTTGACATCAAGTTCAGCCCGAATGCCACGCTGCCGGAAATCTTTGAGGCCATGAAGCATCCAGTGAACGGAGTGGGCTTCTTCTCGCAGACGCAGTCGCTCCCCTCCTGCACCTTTGTGTCCTACGACGCACTTATGTGGCTGAAAACCCGCCTGAACAACGGACGACATCCTCTGGATCTGCTCGAGGCCATGCGCAA AGAGCGGATGATCTGCCATGCCTCGGGGGATTGGAAGAAGCCCGTGGTGCCTGGCTTTGTCTTCTACTATGTGGTGCAGCAGGATAAAAACGCCAAAGGTG ATTACGCACCGCCTTTGGATGACTACAGTGCCTTTGTAAACGAGTGGCTGGAGATCGAGTTTCAGGGTTGTAGTTTTCTCTGGCACGATGAGCCTGTGACCACCCCAGTGCCCAATTTCCTGAGGGACTCGCCTGCTCCCCAATCCTGGACAgaaaccagcagcaaca AGCGGGTGTATCGACAGTCGCATTTGGAGATCGATGTGAACCAGAAGAGCGATCGAATGGAGTGGGGTCATGTGAAGCATCACACAGTGTTGCAGCCAAGATTCGCCTTTGAGATAGTGGTGGAGTGGGTCACCTCCTCGGGTCCTATTGTGGCTGACTTG ATTGGCGGTTGGATGCGCAAGGCGAATCAGTTCAATTTCCTGGTATCAGTGCCAGCTGATCCCATGGCAGAGCCTTTCACCAAGAAGTCAGATCCTCTAAGGGGGCCCATTTTCATTCCGCTTTGTACTACATTCCTGCCCAATGCCGCTGCTCTTTTCGATG AATTCCCCGAGGAAAGCAGAGCAGACAGAATGCTGTTCTTCCAGGAAGCCATTTTGGGCAAGTTTGGATTCCTGCCCTGCGTTTTGGAGAAGAAGTACAGCGTCGGCAAAGAT CTGCCCAAGGAGTACCAGTACGTGCACTGCACGGGCAACATGTTTGCCTTGATCCG CTGCGCTACAAACAATTACCAGGTGGAATCGCCCATCCTGAAGGAGGCAAATGTCACGCGCTGCGTCTATGGGCACACTAACAACACGAACGTGCCCAAGAAAGTGGGTTTCTTGTGGGCGTGGAACCACATGATTCCGAACAAAAAGTGGAAGGCCCAGACCATAAACAACTCCGCGGACGGGGAGCTCTTTCAGCTCAAGATGCTAAAGGACTTCCGTGAGTTCTGCTCGAACAGCGATCAGCGCCTGTCCACTTTCTGGACTCAGTCCCAGGAATTGAAGCGCAGGGCCCAGAAATTCgagaacaacaataataacaccGAGGAGATGAAGCTGAAGTAG